The segment TCAGCGCCTATCTGATGCTGAACGGCCATCATATCGGCTACGGCCTGCTTTCGGCGTGGGTGTTCTTCCTTGCCGTGCTGGGCGTGTGCATGGCGATTCCCATGAAGCGGCAGATGATCAATGTCGAGCGGCTGAAGTTCCCCTCGGGCATCGCCGCCGCGGAGACCTTGAAGAGTCTGCACGGCATGGGGCACGACGGGGGCGAGAGCAAGACGGCGAAGACGCTGTTCATGTGGGGCGGCATCGGCGTGCTGGTGGCGACCATCCGCGATTGGATCGGCCAACTCGGAGCCTTTGCGTCGCTGGCGGGCAACTACTTCCCGTCGCAGTTGAATCTCTTCGGGCAACGGCTGGGAATTTACACGATTCAGTTCGATATGAGCCTTGTGCTGGTGGCCGCGGGCGCGATTACCGGCATCAAGGTCTGCACCAGTTTGCTCATCGGCGCCATTCTCAACTGGGGTATTCTGGCTCCCGCGATGATGGAGAAACACGTCATCACCCATCCGGCGCCGCATATTCTCACCGAACAGAAGCTCCAGTTTCCACTGTCTGTACCTGCCGGAAGCGAACTGAGCATGGTGCTGATTTCGGCGACCAATGGGCTCACCTATGATCACGGCAGCGATACCACCGCGATGCGGTTCGTGTGGCCCGCCGCCGCCACCTACGCCAGCCTGCCGGAACTGGAATCCGCGCTGAATGATCCGATGCTGCCCGATGGTTCGGCGCCCAATCCGTTCCACGGCAAACTCACGTTCACCGAACCTGCGCAGACGTTCCAGAAGGGAATGATCGAGGTTGCCGCTCCCGCGCTGATCTACAATCAGGCCCAGCTCGTGATTCCGGAGTCGCAGAATCCGCAGATCGTTTCCGCCGCACCGCTGCTGAACTTCGCACCGGGCAGTGAGAATGAGCAGATTCCGGGCGGCTACCGTAACATCGTATCGTGGAGTCTGTGGGGCGGAGCCGCTTGCATGGTCACCAGCGGCTTGCTGGCCTTTCTCTTCGAATGGCGTACCGCCTTGCGCGCTTTTTCCGGTCTGAAGTCCATCTTCTCGCGGAAGAAGACCGGCGTGGCGGAAGATCCGATGGAACGCATCGAGGTCCCCGGTTCCTGGTTTGCCGGCGGCATGATTTTCGGGACCATCGGCATCGTCATCCTCGGCGCGCTTTATTTCGAGATCCCCTGGTACATGGGAATCCTTGCGGTGGTGCTCTCGTTCTTCCTTGCGCTCGTCGCGTGCCGCG is part of the bacterium genome and harbors:
- a CDS encoding OPT family oligopeptide transporter: MAVVSEPNKKMTAEELEREWFENVYRGDDMPQLTWRAVIMGSFLGAFLSLQNLYVGLLTGWGLGVAITSCVLSFTIWKSLRKIMPRIFKTDMSILENNAMQSTASSAGYSTGGTIVSAISAYLMLNGHHIGYGLLSAWVFFLAVLGVCMAIPMKRQMINVERLKFPSGIAAAETLKSLHGMGHDGGESKTAKTLFMWGGIGVLVATIRDWIGQLGAFASLAGNYFPSQLNLFGQRLGIYTIQFDMSLVLVAAGAITGIKVCTSLLIGAILNWGILAPAMMEKHVITHPAPHILTEQKLQFPLSVPAGSELSMVLISATNGLTYDHGSDTTAMRFVWPAAATYASLPELESALNDPMLPDGSAPNPFHGKLTFTEPAQTFQKGMIEVAAPALIYNQAQLVIPESQNPQIVSAAPLLNFAPGSENEQIPGGYRNIVSWSLWGGAACMVTSGLLAFLFEWRTALRAFSGLKSIFSRKKTGVAEDPMERIEVPGSWFAGGMIFGTIGIVILGALYFEIPWYMGILAVVLSFFLALVACRACGETDTTPVGAMGKITQLTFGALAPKRMNTNLMTACITAGVADSASDLLTDLKSGYVLGANARKQFLAQFAGIFIGTAITVPTFFLVVPDVSILGGTRFPAPSAQVWASVARLLSNGFESLHPTARLALFIGGVIGLLIPMAERMFPKYSKFIPSAMGLGLAVVLPFYNSLSMFIGGLLAYIFMKMKPATAEQYTIASASGIIAGESLMGIFIMMLHALRDKLPAFLGSFLP